From Novipirellula artificiosorum, the proteins below share one genomic window:
- a CDS encoding carboxypeptidase regulatory-like domain-containing protein: MNPLLLLRAVFVAFFLGSVGFDLAVSRSFAEEQSEEPIEITGKVLTAKGEAAVGATIRLTMRQSMLDESCTADDEGNFAIVASVQRKLLPSLWIRSESFDGQQLGFDSLPSDGQQVNTQGLEIQLGDTKTGRVSVVDSDGNPVENASFAVQLGYPTTLTEMATDATGMITFRYPEASRIEAIVAWKKDFGLDYRVYRLPRAQRADALADVPEFPTDEGETLSLDGATPFRIRAVDDAGHPISAIRFYPWLLQKDPQGEHLNLSYFADEFSETTDEDGEVEFQWMPAWQKSAVTVWPMSEEFVHTRGSYDPMSGQGLLEMKLDRLVPLRGQVTNGEGNPVAGITVAVAGKGYSMDSVRRTTTTDELGNYELLVPPEMIYLVVVKDDQWASSPQDGFAVRANQPVENKNFELRKATRVFGKLTETGTGEPIPTQRIYVYQYGADLPSLEGVELANPEKSRYWVQPMQVYSTMTDEKGAFEFSLGNGSFDIRPPQQGKAEKFEIDGEPELQWNLATVLPQEVELTGIVVKDEDEKPVGSANLEGVPQDFGSSDWRATTTENGTFRVMRKKESTYVHVRNPGRTLAAIAIVKPEDREVEIRVKPTGTVRGRLLSPETQEPWPGQKLAYGIDVPDEGNRTWSTRFGGSVVTDEKGNFEIKGLVGGLDYSVNLGTTDEGRYHTLPNFAVEPGESKDLGDVQAPPPPRPYVPPTLEERIAKAFEVEGTPTERYAKALRSIKLVKQHLLIVFGKPEDPRIHRLMEIRYQDKDFYSVRDEFRFMAIPTDQERLETARTLAKQIGEPIIGDRGNFFLVLFNSDAEKVDQTEGSELCVADELSKEKLIDWLRSHQTEMPDARTVLDNALKQAKEHDKRVIVQETATWCGPCHMLSRFLEDNRVWETDYILVKMDHRLPGARDVMKEIRDGADGGIPWYAILDASGTKLVTSNEPDDGQNIGYPSSKTGQAHFANMLNQTRQRMSEEQVKQLVSKLSRDDNP, from the coding sequence ATGAACCCTCTATTACTTCTACGAGCTGTTTTCGTCGCGTTTTTCCTTGGGTCGGTTGGCTTCGATCTCGCTGTGTCGAGATCTTTCGCGGAGGAACAAAGCGAAGAGCCAATTGAGATCACGGGGAAGGTCCTGACAGCCAAGGGTGAGGCAGCCGTCGGCGCAACGATCCGCCTCACCATGCGTCAATCCATGCTTGACGAGTCGTGTACTGCGGACGACGAAGGCAACTTTGCGATTGTCGCGAGCGTTCAACGCAAGCTGTTGCCCAGCCTGTGGATCCGATCCGAGAGCTTCGACGGACAACAACTCGGATTTGATTCCCTGCCATCCGATGGCCAGCAGGTCAACACGCAGGGACTGGAGATTCAACTTGGCGATACGAAAACGGGTCGCGTGTCGGTTGTCGACAGCGATGGCAATCCCGTCGAAAACGCTTCCTTTGCGGTTCAGCTTGGGTACCCAACAACGTTGACGGAAATGGCAACCGACGCAACCGGCATGATCACCTTTCGCTACCCCGAAGCGTCCCGAATCGAAGCCATCGTCGCCTGGAAAAAGGACTTCGGATTGGACTATCGCGTCTATCGATTGCCGCGGGCTCAACGTGCAGATGCATTGGCAGATGTGCCAGAGTTTCCGACCGATGAGGGGGAAACACTCTCGCTTGACGGCGCCACGCCGTTTCGTATCCGCGCTGTCGATGATGCGGGACATCCGATTTCGGCAATCCGCTTTTACCCCTGGCTGTTGCAAAAAGATCCCCAAGGCGAACATTTGAATCTGAGCTACTTCGCGGATGAGTTCAGCGAAACAACAGACGAGGATGGCGAGGTTGAATTCCAATGGATGCCCGCTTGGCAAAAGTCTGCGGTAACGGTTTGGCCGATGTCGGAGGAGTTCGTTCACACACGAGGCAGCTATGACCCGATGAGCGGCCAGGGATTGTTAGAAATGAAACTTGACCGCCTCGTCCCCCTGCGCGGCCAGGTGACCAATGGGGAAGGCAACCCGGTTGCGGGGATTACGGTCGCGGTTGCCGGCAAAGGCTATTCAATGGACAGCGTCCGAAGGACGACGACAACCGATGAGCTGGGGAACTACGAGCTGCTTGTTCCACCCGAGATGATCTATTTGGTGGTCGTCAAAGATGATCAATGGGCCTCGAGCCCGCAGGATGGGTTTGCCGTTCGTGCGAACCAGCCGGTCGAAAACAAGAACTTTGAACTGCGTAAAGCGACTCGCGTGTTCGGCAAGCTGACGGAGACAGGAACCGGCGAACCGATCCCAACGCAGCGAATCTATGTGTACCAATATGGCGCCGACCTCCCCTCGCTTGAGGGCGTTGAACTCGCCAACCCGGAAAAGAGCCGCTATTGGGTCCAGCCGATGCAGGTCTATAGCACGATGACCGATGAAAAAGGAGCGTTCGAATTCTCACTGGGTAACGGCAGCTTTGACATCCGTCCGCCGCAACAGGGAAAAGCTGAGAAGTTTGAAATTGACGGTGAACCAGAACTGCAGTGGAACCTAGCAACAGTGCTCCCCCAAGAAGTGGAGCTGACCGGCATCGTTGTCAAGGACGAGGATGAGAAACCGGTGGGTTCCGCAAACCTTGAAGGAGTGCCACAGGACTTTGGAAGCAGCGATTGGCGAGCAACCACAACGGAGAACGGAACGTTCCGCGTGATGCGAAAGAAGGAATCAACCTATGTGCATGTCCGAAACCCCGGCAGAACACTTGCTGCGATTGCGATCGTGAAGCCGGAAGATCGAGAGGTTGAGATTCGGGTCAAACCAACGGGTACGGTCCGCGGGAGACTTTTGTCGCCGGAAACCCAGGAACCTTGGCCGGGTCAAAAGTTGGCCTATGGCATTGATGTCCCTGATGAGGGCAACCGGACTTGGAGCACCCGTTTCGGCGGCAGCGTTGTGACGGACGAAAAAGGGAATTTTGAAATCAAAGGATTGGTCGGCGGATTGGATTATTCGGTGAACCTCGGAACAACGGATGAGGGGAGGTATCACACGTTGCCGAACTTTGCTGTTGAGCCCGGAGAGTCCAAAGACCTGGGTGATGTTCAGGCACCTCCACCGCCGCGACCGTACGTTCCACCCACCTTGGAAGAACGAATCGCGAAAGCGTTTGAAGTCGAGGGGACGCCGACCGAGCGATACGCTAAGGCGCTTCGATCGATCAAGCTGGTCAAGCAACACCTACTGATTGTGTTCGGTAAGCCAGAGGATCCCCGTATTCATCGACTGATGGAAATTCGCTATCAAGACAAGGACTTCTACAGCGTACGCGACGAGTTTCGCTTCATGGCGATTCCAACCGATCAGGAACGATTGGAAACGGCTCGGACGTTGGCGAAACAGATTGGCGAACCGATCATAGGTGACCGAGGTAACTTTTTCCTGGTCTTATTTAATTCCGACGCGGAAAAGGTGGACCAAACCGAGGGAAGCGAGCTTTGCGTGGCCGACGAACTCTCGAAAGAGAAGTTGATCGATTGGTTACGCAGTCATCAGACGGAAATGCCAGACGCTCGCACGGTACTTGACAATGCACTGAAACAGGCAAAGGAGCACGACAAACGAGTGATCGTTCAAGAAACGGCAACGTGGTGTGGACCTTGTCACATGTTGTCGCGATTCCTCGAAGACAACCGCGTTTGGGAAACAGACTATATTCTGGTAAAGATGGATCACCGCTTACCCGGTGCCCGAGACGTGATGAAAGAGATCCGCGATGGAGCTGATGGAGGCATTCCTTGGTACGCGATTCTTGATGCGTCGGGCACGAAGCTTGTTACATCGAATGAACCCGATGACGGACAGAACATCGGTTACCCTTCGAGCAAAACCGGACAAGCCCACTTCGCCAACATGCTTAACCAAACGCGACAACGTATGAGTGAAGAGCAAGTCAAACAGTTGGTCAGCAAATTGTCACGTGACGACAATCCGTAA
- a CDS encoding ABC transporter permease, whose product MLGPVFNREAMVVPKRPKTYLARSLYVLVLFLLLCTGYLVLDGSRSLLTTSDSARFGGWMFAVLSPLQLLVLSSLAAVGAASSVAQEKDRRTLILLLMTRLSGFEVVIGKLMASLLGPLSLLVCALPLFLVLPLLGGVSPGQVISVFVVTAAAIVLAGSVGTVVGLWREKTFQAIALTVLLLLMMLAVGELVAMSGVFPKTVSLALSAPRTLFAASSPLASLSNETAIGASLFVLVSVLLSLAVLTFGVAKVRVWNPSREVRLKAPEPERSEEVSQVAEPASWKVRPAKQVWKNPILWREVCTWAYGRKVVVIRVAFALLFLLIAAAIYAQVQSGVALEPAGRVGRALPSATLPLAILGIVSLVLVNALAVNAVTGERDGLALDLLLVTDISPSEFVFGKLLGVLYVAKEMILLPLLLVIYMAATGVITVENATYLFVGAIMLYVFVTMLGIHSGLNYVAGRTATLASLGTVFFLCVGIAICMTIMVSFRGAFQLQLAPFLVMILGGGAALFASLGWRNPSSAIFAASFLLPLITFYAITQFLLQTDHLFVVFPLVVGYGFTTAAMMIPALSEFEVSLERDRGAGGDSA is encoded by the coding sequence ATGCTCGGACCCGTTTTTAACCGCGAGGCGATGGTCGTTCCCAAACGACCGAAAACCTATCTCGCTCGAAGCCTCTATGTCTTGGTTCTGTTTCTACTACTGTGCACGGGATATTTGGTACTCGACGGATCGCGTTCGTTGCTGACAACCTCCGATTCGGCACGTTTCGGTGGTTGGATGTTTGCAGTCCTCTCGCCCCTTCAATTGCTGGTCCTCAGCAGCTTGGCGGCCGTCGGGGCGGCGAGCAGCGTCGCTCAGGAAAAAGACCGACGGACCCTGATCCTCTTACTGATGACGCGACTCAGCGGCTTTGAAGTCGTGATCGGCAAATTGATGGCCAGTTTGCTGGGGCCCTTGTCGCTGTTGGTTTGTGCCCTGCCCTTGTTTCTGGTCCTCCCGCTCCTCGGGGGCGTTTCTCCTGGTCAAGTGATCAGCGTTTTTGTCGTCACGGCGGCAGCCATCGTGCTGGCCGGATCGGTTGGAACGGTGGTCGGGCTATGGCGAGAAAAAACATTCCAGGCGATTGCGTTGACCGTGCTGCTGTTGTTGATGATGCTTGCCGTTGGCGAGTTGGTCGCCATGAGCGGGGTCTTTCCTAAAACGGTTAGCTTGGCGCTGAGTGCCCCACGCACTCTGTTTGCTGCCTCCTCGCCGCTGGCGAGTCTATCGAATGAGACGGCGATTGGCGCCAGCCTTTTCGTTTTGGTTTCCGTGCTCTTGTCGCTTGCTGTTTTGACGTTTGGTGTTGCCAAGGTCCGGGTTTGGAATCCGTCGCGTGAGGTACGATTGAAAGCCCCTGAACCTGAGAGGTCGGAGGAAGTTTCGCAGGTTGCCGAGCCGGCGAGTTGGAAAGTCCGTCCTGCAAAACAGGTGTGGAAAAATCCTATTTTGTGGCGTGAAGTCTGCACTTGGGCCTATGGTCGAAAAGTGGTCGTCATCCGAGTTGCCTTTGCCTTGCTGTTCCTGTTGATCGCCGCGGCGATTTACGCGCAAGTTCAAAGCGGTGTGGCGTTGGAACCCGCTGGTCGCGTTGGCCGCGCCCTTCCTTCGGCAACGTTGCCACTTGCTATCCTTGGAATTGTCAGCCTTGTGTTGGTCAATGCGCTCGCCGTCAACGCGGTGACGGGCGAACGCGACGGCTTGGCGCTCGATTTGTTGCTGGTGACGGATATCTCGCCAAGCGAGTTTGTCTTCGGCAAATTGCTAGGCGTGCTGTATGTTGCCAAAGAGATGATCCTTTTGCCCCTGTTGTTGGTGATCTACATGGCAGCGACGGGCGTGATCACGGTGGAGAATGCGACCTATCTGTTTGTTGGAGCGATCATGCTGTATGTCTTCGTCACCATGCTTGGAATTCACTCGGGGTTGAATTACGTTGCTGGGCGAACGGCAACCTTGGCCAGTCTGGGAACGGTTTTCTTCTTGTGCGTTGGGATTGCGATCTGCATGACGATCATGGTCAGCTTTCGTGGGGCATTTCAATTGCAGTTGGCTCCGTTCTTGGTCATGATTCTTGGTGGTGGAGCAGCCCTGTTTGCTTCACTGGGATGGCGCAATCCGTCTTCTGCAATCTTTGCCGCTTCCTTTTTGTTGCCTTTGATTACGTTTTA
- a CDS encoding sulfatase, translating to MKRFYPFLWLALFATPSFCLGASPQPNIVFILADDLAWSDLGCYGHSYHRTPNIDRLAKEGMRFTDAYSPAPICSAARASILTGKAVPRVGFEFVTKNNPGQQELGENYPLQSPPFTLNLPLSETTIAETLGPLGYQTAFFGKWHVSQHYNGVYQAWHPEFAPSKQGFDVAVEDFGAHPYGWTQAEKEHPEPTAEGLFAADTLVQKTIDFVASKHHRPYFLFASSFYVHTPVKNRCRWLVDEYESRIPADAPKRNQRLEYAAFLETFDHHVGRLLQAIDDSGQRSNTLVVFLSDNGGHPEFTSNAPLRGSKWNLYEGGIRVPMLVRWPGKVAAASQCDTPVIGYDLLPTFVDIAGGTSGEHRGLDGINLRPLFENADLLPSRNLVWHFPYYHPESGFAKAIDTIGVDDFAVSKTRPQSAMRRGDLKIIYFDEDQRSELYDLNDDLAEQRDLSDAKPALTARLTKELQQTLDQMHARRAMQK from the coding sequence ATGAAACGATTCTATCCCTTCCTCTGGCTCGCTTTGTTTGCCACGCCGTCGTTTTGTCTTGGTGCGTCTCCGCAGCCGAACATCGTTTTCATTTTGGCCGATGATTTAGCTTGGTCCGACCTGGGGTGTTACGGTCATTCCTATCACCGGACCCCCAACATCGACCGTCTGGCTAAAGAGGGCATGCGGTTCACGGACGCTTACTCGCCCGCCCCGATCTGTTCGGCGGCGCGTGCGAGTATCTTGACGGGGAAAGCGGTGCCGCGAGTTGGTTTCGAGTTTGTGACCAAGAATAATCCTGGCCAACAAGAACTTGGCGAGAACTATCCACTGCAATCACCACCGTTTACGTTGAACTTGCCATTGTCGGAAACCACGATCGCTGAAACGCTTGGGCCGTTGGGTTACCAAACCGCATTTTTCGGGAAATGGCACGTCAGCCAACACTACAACGGTGTTTATCAAGCCTGGCATCCCGAGTTTGCTCCTTCCAAGCAGGGTTTCGACGTGGCGGTTGAAGACTTTGGTGCTCATCCCTATGGATGGACCCAAGCCGAAAAGGAGCATCCCGAGCCAACCGCGGAGGGGCTGTTCGCAGCGGATACGCTCGTGCAAAAAACCATCGATTTCGTCGCATCCAAACACCACCGGCCGTACTTCCTGTTTGCGTCGTCGTTCTACGTTCACACGCCCGTCAAGAATCGATGTCGATGGTTGGTCGACGAGTATGAAAGCCGAATCCCGGCGGATGCCCCCAAGCGGAACCAGCGGCTTGAGTACGCCGCATTCCTCGAAACGTTTGATCATCATGTCGGTAGGTTGCTACAAGCCATCGATGACTCAGGGCAGCGCAGCAACACGCTCGTTGTGTTTCTATCGGACAACGGTGGCCATCCCGAATTCACCAGCAACGCCCCGCTCCGCGGTTCCAAATGGAATCTCTACGAGGGCGGCATTCGTGTTCCGATGCTCGTGCGGTGGCCAGGCAAAGTTGCTGCCGCATCACAGTGTGATACGCCCGTGATTGGGTATGATCTGTTGCCAACGTTCGTTGACATTGCAGGAGGAACGTCCGGGGAACATCGCGGACTCGACGGAATCAACCTTCGACCCTTGTTTGAGAACGCGGACTTGCTACCCAGCCGCAACTTGGTTTGGCATTTTCCCTACTATCATCCCGAATCGGGTTTTGCCAAGGCGATTGATACGATTGGTGTCGATGATTTTGCGGTCAGCAAGACCCGTCCTCAATCGGCAATGCGTCGAGGAGATTTGAAGATCATCTATTTTGACGAAGATCAACGAAGTGAACTGTACGATCTGAACGATGACCTTGCCGAGCAGCGTGACTTAAGCGATGCGAAACCCGCTCTCACGGCAAGGCTAACGAAGGAACTTCAGCAAACGCTTGATCAAATGCATGCTCGCCGCGCGATGCAAAAATGA
- a CDS encoding Flp family type IVb pilin, with protein sequence MTKATRLSGIIAFLSDEDAATAIEYAVMLALIIGVCAGSVSFLATQTKDSFDTSGAAINGAIGS encoded by the coding sequence ATGACAAAAGCAACTCGTTTGAGCGGAATCATCGCATTCTTGAGCGATGAAGATGCTGCAACCGCGATCGAATACGCCGTCATGCTCGCTTTGATCATTGGCGTTTGCGCTGGCTCGGTTTCTTTTCTGGCCACTCAGACCAAAGACAGCTTCGATACGTCCGGAGCCGCCATCAATGGCGCGATCGGCAGCTAA
- a CDS encoding DUF3748 domain-containing protein, protein MTNPRQLTSGSTNHLLTNAAVWSHDGRWIYYDVRSDRSGAQFDGNRIERVCVESGETELVFAANRGANVGVVTANPVRDEIVFIHGPENPTPDWQYAACHRRGVLVQPSTKAAKNLDARDLVAPFTPGALRGGTHLHVFSGDGACVSFTYEDHVLAHAEHRKLSQLNQRNVGVSLPTRSVSVPKSHPRNHDGAMFSVLVTRTTDTPTSGSDEISRAYSDAWIGTHGYLRKEGSRQSRALAFIGDTVDASGAKLSELFVVDVANDVGLSDDELVCGTPTTRPAPPRGTTQRRLTYTGNRRYPGLGDVRHWPRSSPDGCKIAFLMKDDLGKNQLWLVDPCGESLCQLTDGDQPVQSAFTFRNDGRAIACVIGDRVCEVDVESGGVVPLTREPTKPTDSPPRGEAVVYSPDGRDIAFVRAIETADGIRNHIFLVSTQRNP, encoded by the coding sequence ATGACCAATCCGCGACAACTCACATCTGGATCGACCAATCATCTCTTGACCAATGCCGCTGTCTGGTCGCACGACGGCAGATGGATTTATTACGATGTTCGCAGTGATCGATCGGGTGCCCAATTCGATGGGAATCGGATTGAGCGGGTCTGTGTCGAATCCGGAGAAACCGAACTCGTTTTCGCTGCGAATCGCGGTGCCAACGTTGGTGTGGTGACGGCGAACCCTGTACGCGACGAAATCGTTTTCATTCACGGCCCTGAAAATCCGACGCCGGACTGGCAGTATGCCGCTTGCCATCGTCGTGGTGTCTTGGTCCAACCCTCGACGAAAGCTGCCAAGAATCTTGACGCCCGTGATTTGGTCGCTCCGTTCACTCCCGGCGCCCTGCGCGGTGGGACGCACCTGCATGTTTTTAGTGGTGACGGTGCTTGCGTCAGTTTCACGTACGAGGATCATGTCCTCGCCCATGCGGAGCACCGAAAGCTGTCGCAGTTGAATCAGCGAAACGTCGGTGTCTCGCTGCCAACGCGTTCGGTTTCGGTGCCAAAGTCGCATCCTCGCAATCACGACGGCGCAATGTTTAGCGTACTCGTCACACGGACAACCGACACACCCACGTCTGGAAGTGACGAAATCAGCCGTGCTTATAGCGACGCATGGATTGGTACCCATGGTTATCTCCGAAAAGAGGGGTCGCGTCAGAGCCGAGCATTGGCATTTATCGGTGATACCGTCGATGCGTCGGGCGCTAAGTTGTCGGAGTTGTTTGTCGTTGATGTTGCCAACGATGTGGGTCTGTCCGATGACGAACTCGTTTGTGGCACACCGACGACCCGCCCTGCCCCGCCCCGTGGAACGACGCAGCGCCGACTCACCTACACGGGCAACCGTCGCTATCCCGGCCTGGGTGACGTTCGGCATTGGCCACGAAGCAGTCCCGATGGATGCAAGATTGCGTTCTTGATGAAAGACGACTTGGGTAAGAACCAATTGTGGCTCGTCGATCCATGTGGCGAATCGCTTTGCCAACTGACCGACGGTGACCAACCCGTTCAGTCTGCGTTCACGTTTCGAAACGATGGTCGAGCGATTGCGTGTGTGATTGGGGACCGAGTTTGCGAGGTCGACGTGGAAAGCGGCGGCGTCGTGCCGTTGACTCGCGAACCGACAAAGCCAACCGACAGCCCGCCGCGTGGCGAAGCGGTCGTCTATTCCCCCGATGGTCGCGACATCGCCTTTGTCCGAGCCATCGAGACCGCCGATGGCATCCGCAACCACATTTTTCTTGTTTCAACCCAACGGAACCCATGA
- a CDS encoding PTS sugar transporter subunit IIA gives MQLLEKSFRKDRCILGLEATGLEEAIHKITAELIRRELIDETQRDGISHQLLERERTSATAIGRAVAVPHAYSDVLKEPLVIFARLNHPINVGAMDGVPVSYIFMLIGPEDAAKQHIDTLAAIARFMSDSEARFELRHAKGPAGLAEAFRHYQTRNEPVTLVGETDRFRGLRWTGRFAGGMIDDLRRRAPRYMSDIRDGLHTKSIASTMFLFFACLAPTVTFGGVIGVGTNGQIGAVETILATAIGGALYALVAGQPLNILGTTGPLLVFITTLYQLCYQLELPFLPTYACVSLWAGGLTILFAVTDASFLMRFFTRFTDEIFAALISMIFIYEAISSLVRESQDINDLENPSHALLTLLLALGTLYLAMNLQAFRRSRFLVPWMREWLGDFGPTIALVAMSVIAFWLSNVNLARLDIPDQFAPSLHGGRAWLVNPMDAPRWVWWASAIPGLLGAVLIYLDQNITARLVNSPDHRLRKGPAYHWDLGVIGVMAAVFSLFGLPWLVAATVRSLNHVRSLADVEEVVLPGGERRDKIIHVRETRITGFAIHIGIGCSLIALSLLKLVPMAVLYGMFLFMGLVSMRGNQFLERLTLLPMERSLYPQTHYIRRVPALTIHLYTALQLVCLAALWITKSTAIAIVFPLFIALLVPIRILANRFFKPEYLAALDAAETPSESSSSLPG, from the coding sequence ATGCAGTTGCTTGAAAAATCGTTCCGCAAAGATCGTTGCATCCTTGGGCTGGAAGCAACAGGCCTTGAAGAGGCGATCCACAAAATCACTGCGGAGCTGATCCGGCGAGAGCTGATTGATGAGACACAGCGAGACGGGATCAGCCATCAACTTCTCGAACGGGAACGGACCTCGGCGACGGCAATTGGCCGCGCGGTCGCAGTACCTCACGCTTACAGTGACGTGCTGAAGGAACCCTTGGTTATCTTTGCACGCTTGAATCACCCGATCAACGTCGGAGCCATGGACGGTGTCCCGGTCTCTTACATTTTCATGTTGATCGGCCCCGAAGACGCAGCGAAGCAGCACATCGATACGCTTGCGGCCATTGCTCGATTCATGAGCGACTCGGAAGCGCGATTTGAATTGCGACATGCAAAAGGACCGGCTGGGCTCGCCGAAGCGTTCCGGCACTACCAAACTCGGAACGAACCCGTAACCCTGGTCGGCGAAACGGATCGCTTTCGAGGACTCCGCTGGACCGGGCGTTTTGCTGGTGGAATGATCGATGATCTCCGCCGTCGAGCTCCCCGATACATGTCGGATATTCGCGATGGATTACACACCAAGAGTATCGCATCGACGATGTTTTTGTTCTTCGCTTGCTTGGCACCCACGGTCACGTTTGGGGGAGTCATCGGCGTCGGGACGAACGGCCAGATCGGGGCGGTCGAGACGATTCTTGCCACGGCGATCGGAGGTGCCCTCTATGCGCTCGTCGCCGGACAGCCGCTCAATATCCTCGGGACGACCGGTCCGCTGCTGGTCTTCATCACAACGCTCTATCAGCTCTGCTACCAACTTGAACTGCCGTTCTTACCAACCTATGCCTGTGTCAGTTTGTGGGCAGGCGGCTTGACGATTCTGTTTGCGGTGACAGACGCCAGTTTTCTGATGCGGTTTTTCACGCGGTTTACCGATGAGATCTTTGCAGCCCTGATCTCGATGATCTTTATCTATGAGGCGATCTCGTCGCTGGTCCGGGAATCTCAAGATATCAACGACCTTGAAAACCCATCGCACGCACTGCTGACGTTGCTGCTGGCACTCGGCACCCTGTACCTTGCGATGAACTTACAAGCGTTTCGACGCAGCCGGTTCCTGGTTCCTTGGATGCGAGAATGGCTCGGTGATTTTGGTCCGACGATTGCCTTGGTTGCAATGAGTGTGATTGCGTTTTGGCTAAGCAACGTCAATCTCGCTCGCTTGGACATTCCGGATCAGTTCGCGCCCTCGCTTCACGGTGGCCGCGCTTGGCTGGTGAATCCGATGGACGCGCCACGGTGGGTCTGGTGGGCGTCTGCCATTCCTGGGCTGCTTGGTGCGGTGCTGATCTATCTCGACCAGAACATCACCGCTCGGTTGGTGAATAGCCCAGACCATCGGCTTCGCAAAGGTCCAGCGTACCATTGGGATCTGGGCGTGATCGGAGTGATGGCCGCGGTGTTCAGCCTGTTTGGTCTCCCTTGGCTGGTCGCTGCAACCGTTCGCTCTTTGAATCATGTTCGTAGCCTCGCGGATGTCGAAGAAGTCGTTTTGCCAGGGGGCGAGCGCCGTGACAAAATCATTCATGTTCGCGAAACGCGGATCACTGGATTTGCGATTCACATCGGGATCGGATGTTCGCTGATCGCGCTGTCGCTGTTGAAACTCGTTCCGATGGCGGTGCTCTACGGCATGTTCTTGTTCATGGGCTTGGTCTCGATGCGTGGCAATCAATTCCTCGAGCGTTTAACCTTGTTGCCGATGGAACGTAGTTTGTATCCACAAACGCACTACATTCGCCGGGTCCCGGCATTGACCATTCATCTCTATACCGCGTTGCAACTGGTTTGCCTGGCGGCGTTGTGGATTACCAAGAGCACGGCCATTGCGATCGTCTTTCCCTTGTTCATTGCGTTACTGGTTCCGATCCGGATTCTGGCCAACCGTTTCTTCAAGCCAGAGTACCTCGCGGCCCTTGACGCCGCCGAAACGCCGAGTGAATCGAGTAGCAGTTTGCCGGGCTAA